From the genome of uncultured Pseudodesulfovibrio sp., one region includes:
- a CDS encoding ABC transporter permease subunit, with product MDFVGILTQPETLYPLRLTLKALAVSGLLHLIGGVLIAYYLTSGKGPVRSVVDFLVTLPLVFPPIATGFILLMLLGRAGWLGRFAPVDIIFNFPGVVLASFVSGLPLMVKPVEAALKGDVRRLGEISQVLGKSDWQTFWLVLLPNIRRNVTAGWFLALGRSLGEVGVTLMLGGNIIGKTNTLSLEIYNAVFSGEFDRAMVLAAIIGFFSLTIFAALKKLSAV from the coding sequence ATGGACTTTGTCGGCATACTGACCCAGCCGGAGACCCTCTACCCGCTTCGGCTCACACTCAAGGCATTGGCGGTGTCCGGCCTGCTGCACCTGATCGGCGGCGTGCTCATCGCCTACTACCTGACCTCGGGCAAGGGACCTGTGCGCTCCGTCGTGGATTTTCTGGTCACCCTGCCCCTGGTCTTTCCGCCCATCGCCACCGGGTTCATCCTGCTCATGCTTCTGGGCAGGGCCGGATGGCTTGGACGGTTCGCGCCCGTCGACATCATCTTCAACTTCCCCGGCGTGGTCCTCGCCTCCTTCGTCTCCGGCCTGCCGCTCATGGTCAAACCCGTGGAGGCGGCGCTCAAGGGCGATGTCCGAAGGCTGGGAGAAATCTCCCAGGTCCTGGGCAAAAGCGACTGGCAGACATTCTGGCTGGTGCTGTTGCCCAATATCCGGCGCAACGTCACCGCGGGGTGGTTTTTGGCGCTGGGCCGCTCCCTGGGCGAGGTCGGGGTGACGCTCATGCTCGGCGGAAACATCATCGGCAAGACAAACACCCTGTCTTTGGAAATATACAACGCGGTATTCAGCGGAGAATTCGACCGGGCCATGGTCCTTGCAGCGATCATCGGCTTTTTCTCGCTGACCATCTTCGCCGCACTGAAAAAACTGTCCGCCGTCTAG
- a CDS encoding DUF364 domain-containing protein → MKTIFDTVCDRALDLWTREGILDENITVTAAPLSVKEAIGTPDGNDFPIQQGKEKLMEANFHGSRGQAFTDHYGNYSGTLRQIASLPRDDNYHRAIFVSTLNAVSRSLGNTGNTVHCRDTGPAECAKGIFRFIDDYYGKGRVTIIGFQPALAQAVSAETDVRLVDLDPDNIGQTKRGVLVEGGDATTDAIDWADLLLVTGTTLANASIDLFLTGKPVLFYGTTIAGAASLMGWNRYCPQSS, encoded by the coding sequence ATGAAAACCATTTTTGACACCGTATGTGACAGAGCTCTCGATCTATGGACCAGGGAAGGCATCCTCGACGAAAATATCACCGTGACCGCCGCCCCCCTAAGCGTCAAGGAAGCAATCGGCACACCCGATGGAAACGATTTTCCCATTCAACAGGGCAAGGAAAAGCTCATGGAGGCCAACTTCCACGGCTCGCGCGGGCAGGCCTTTACCGACCATTACGGCAACTACTCGGGCACGCTGCGGCAAATCGCCTCGCTCCCCCGTGACGACAACTACCACCGCGCCATATTCGTCTCCACCCTGAACGCCGTCAGCCGCTCGCTGGGCAATACGGGCAACACCGTCCATTGCCGCGATACCGGCCCGGCCGAGTGCGCCAAGGGCATATTCCGCTTCATCGACGACTATTACGGCAAGGGCCGTGTGACCATCATCGGCTTCCAGCCCGCACTGGCCCAGGCCGTGAGCGCCGAAACCGATGTCCGCCTGGTGGACCTGGACCCGGACAACATCGGCCAGACCAAGCGGGGTGTTCTGGTCGAAGGCGGCGACGCCACGACCGACGCCATCGACTGGGCGGACCTTCTGCTGGTCACCGGGACCACCCTGGCCAACGCATCCATCGACCTCTTTCTCACCGGCAAACCCGTGCTCTTCTATGGCACTACCATAGCCGGAGCGGCCAGCCTCATGGGTTGGAATCGCTACTGTCCGCAGAGCAGCTAG